From one Halosimplex rubrum genomic stretch:
- the dinB gene encoding DNA polymerase IV, giving the protein MSGDLGTLGTDATPDRVVCHVDMDCFYAACERLREPALEGQPLVVGMGYESAETHGAVATASYEAREFGVESAMAISEALERLPRKVEAARDPDLDVERAGFYRPVDLDYYGEVAADVKALLHDAAEVVREVSIDEAYLDVTDRVDWDEVERFARDLKERIEAEVGVVASVGVAPTMSAAKIASDYDKPDGLVVVEPGEVREFLAPLDVAEIHNVGPVTARQLRDMGIETAGDLAAADPERVRERFGERGLAVRRYARGEDPREVTPVGEPKSLSRESAFTQATDDGERKREKVRALAADVADRAQREGALYRTIGIKVVTPPYDVNTRAESLPGPVDDPDLLESTALDLLEEFDDDRVRKLGVRVSKLDFAESDQASLAGFEGQSSGAADGATTDSATADGESSVASADDDPDTDERERADPAAEGQRSLREYE; this is encoded by the coding sequence ATGAGCGGCGACCTCGGGACGCTCGGGACCGACGCGACGCCCGATCGAGTCGTCTGTCACGTCGACATGGACTGTTTCTACGCGGCCTGCGAACGCCTGCGCGAGCCCGCCCTGGAGGGCCAGCCGCTCGTCGTCGGGATGGGCTACGAGTCCGCGGAGACCCACGGCGCCGTGGCCACCGCCAGCTACGAGGCCCGGGAGTTCGGCGTCGAGAGCGCGATGGCCATCTCCGAGGCCCTCGAACGGCTCCCTCGGAAGGTCGAGGCCGCGCGTGACCCGGATCTGGACGTCGAACGGGCGGGGTTCTACCGGCCGGTCGACCTGGACTACTACGGCGAGGTCGCGGCGGACGTGAAGGCGCTCCTCCACGACGCCGCCGAGGTGGTCCGGGAGGTCAGCATCGACGAGGCGTATCTCGACGTGACCGACCGGGTCGACTGGGACGAGGTCGAGCGCTTCGCCCGCGATCTGAAAGAGCGCATCGAGGCCGAGGTAGGGGTCGTCGCGAGCGTCGGCGTCGCACCGACGATGAGCGCGGCGAAGATCGCCAGCGACTACGACAAACCCGACGGCCTCGTCGTCGTCGAACCGGGGGAGGTCAGGGAGTTTCTCGCGCCGCTGGACGTGGCCGAGATCCACAACGTCGGCCCCGTCACCGCCCGACAGCTACGCGACATGGGCATCGAGACGGCCGGCGACCTGGCCGCCGCCGACCCCGAGCGCGTCCGGGAGCGGTTCGGCGAGCGCGGGCTGGCCGTCCGGCGGTACGCCCGCGGCGAGGACCCCCGGGAGGTGACGCCGGTCGGTGAGCCCAAGAGCCTCTCGCGGGAGTCGGCGTTCACCCAGGCGACCGACGACGGCGAGCGCAAGCGCGAGAAGGTCCGGGCGCTGGCCGCCGATGTCGCCGACCGCGCCCAGCGGGAGGGGGCGCTCTACCGGACGATCGGGATCAAGGTCGTTACCCCGCCCTACGACGTGAACACGCGCGCCGAGTCGCTCCCGGGACCGGTCGACGACCCCGACCTGCTGGAGTCCACGGCGCTGGATCTACTGGAAGAGTTCGACGACGACCGCGTCCGCAAGCTGGGCGTCCGCGTCTCGAAGCTCGACTTCGCGGAGAGCGACCAGGCCAGCCTCGCCGGGTTCGAGGGCCAGTCGTCGGGGGCGGCCGACGGCGCGACGACGGATAGCGCAACGGCGGACGGCGAGTCGTCCGTCGCGTCCGCGGACGACGATCCGGACACGGACGAGAGGGAGCGCGCCGATCCGGCCGCCGAGGGCCAGCGCTCGCTTCGGGAGTACGAGTAG